The Arachis hypogaea cultivar Tifrunner chromosome 19, arahy.Tifrunner.gnm2.J5K5, whole genome shotgun sequence genome has a window encoding:
- the LOC112775814 gene encoding OVARIAN TUMOR DOMAIN-containing deubiquitinating enzyme 10-like isoform X1 has protein sequence MYDIAVYSSSFGSGEIPVFSDDMWHTLEIMDESSLDGEVGKRLNQMIPIPFCSLSDQLYRSPEYHKHVREQIVQQLKSYPELYEGYVPRSIVII, from the exons ATGTATGACATTGCTGTTTATAGTTCCTCTTTTGGGTCAGGAGAGATTCCAGTTTTTAGCGATGATATGTGGCATACGTTGGAAATAATGGATGAGTCTTCTCTTGACGGTGAAGTAGGCAAAAGATTAAACCAGATGATCCCAATCCCT TTTTGTTCTTTGTCGGATCAACTCTATCGCTCACCAGAGTACCACAAACATGTGCGGGAGCAAATTGTTCAACAG CTCAAGTCTTATCCAGAACTATATGAAGGCTATGTTCCAAGGAGTATAGTGATTATTTAA
- the LOC112775814 gene encoding uncharacterized protein isoform X2: MYDIAVYSSSFGSGEIPVFSDDMWHTLEIMDESSLDGEVGKRLNQMIPIPVSFVLCRINSIAHQSTTNMCGSKLFNSSSLIQNYMKAMFQGV, from the exons ATGTATGACATTGCTGTTTATAGTTCCTCTTTTGGGTCAGGAGAGATTCCAGTTTTTAGCGATGATATGTGGCATACGTTGGAAATAATGGATGAGTCTTCTCTTGACGGTGAAGTAGGCAAAAGATTAAACCAGATGATCCCAATCCCTGTAAG TTTTGTTCTTTGTCGGATCAACTCTATCGCTCACCAGAGTACCACAAACATGTGCGGGAGCAAATTGTTCAACAG CTCAAGTCTTATCCAGAACTATATGAAGGCTATGTTCCAAGGAGTATAG